In Fusobacterium sp. SYSU M8D902, the DNA window CTTTTAAATAAAAACATTAAAGCACTTACCTCTTCTTGACTTCTCTTCCAGTTTTCAGTAGAAAAGGCATATACAGTTAAATATTTAACTCCTAACTTAGCTGCATATGTTATTATTTTTCTAAGGGCTGCTGCTCCCTCTTTATGTCCAAAAGTTCTAGGCAGTCCTCTTTTTTTTGCCCATCTTCCATTTCCGTCCATAATTATTGCTATATGATTTGGTACATATCTCTCCATATTTTCACCTCACTATACTTCGTAAATTGTACCATATTTACACAATTTTTTCTACTAATTTCTTTTTTCTGCACAATATAAAATAAGCAACCATTAAACTTGTCATCTAATGGTTGCTTATTTCTTACTCAACTATTTTTATTAAACAGTTGTTATCTCTTTTTCTTTTTTAGCAAATAACTCATCAATCTCTTTTATGTGAGCATCTGTTAATTTTTGAATTTCAGCTTCTAAGTTTTTAACTTCATCTTCAGAGATAGGATTTTCTTTATCTTTTAATAATTTTTTAAGATCATTATTTCCATCTTTTCTGATGTTTCTTACAGCTACTTTTCCATTTTCAGCTTCTGATTTAGCCATTTTTACATACTCTTTTCTTCTGTCAGCAGTTAATTCTGGCATTACTAATCTTATAACTTTTCCGTCATTGTTTGGAGTTAATCCTAAGTTAGCTGCGATTATTGATTTTTCTATTTTAGCTATTAGTGATTTATCCCAAGGATCAATTACTAATAATCTTGCTTCTGGAGCTGAAACAGATCCTACTTGATTTAAAGGCATCTCTGATCCATATTGCTCAACTTTTATTCCATCAAGCATAGAAACACTTGCTCTTCCTGCTCTTATTGATGCAAACTTATGTTTTGTAGCTTCAACAGCCTTTCCCATTTTATCTTTACATAAACTTACTACTTCTTTACCTGTCATAAAATCCTCCTAATAATTAATCAGCTATTACTGTTGTTCCTATTTTTTCTCCCATTATTACTCTTTTGATATTTCCCTCTGTTAAAGAATCAAAAACTATAATAGGTAATTTATTTTCTCTACATAATGATATTGCTGTTGCATCCATTACTTTAAGATTTTTATTTAGAACTTCTGCATAAGTTACTGTTTCATATTTTACTGCGTCAGCATATTTTACAGGATCTTTATCATAGATTCCATCTACTTTTGTAGCTTTTAATACAACTTCTGTATTCATCTCTATAGCTCTCAATGCTGCTGCTGTATCAGTTGTAAAATATGGATTTCCTGTTCCTGCTCCAAATATTACAACTCTTCCTTTTTCCAA includes these proteins:
- the frr gene encoding ribosome recycling factor, whose protein sequence is MTGKEVVSLCKDKMGKAVEATKHKFASIRAGRASVSMLDGIKVEQYGSEMPLNQVGSVSAPEARLLVIDPWDKSLIAKIEKSIIAANLGLTPNNDGKVIRLVMPELTADRRKEYVKMAKSEAENGKVAVRNIRKDGNNDLKKLLKDKENPISEDEVKNLEAEIQKLTDAHIKEIDELFAKKEKEITTV